The sequence below is a genomic window from Phycodurus eques isolate BA_2022a chromosome 6, UOR_Pequ_1.1, whole genome shotgun sequence.
ACAATCCGCCACTCACGCATGGATCGCTGCGATTGTGCATCGTCCTCTTATGCAGAGAATGATTAATAAGTCTATTATACACTGGCTCAGTGTTTGTGtaatcaaataatttaaaacagccTAATATTAATGAATACTATAACATTTTTAAGGGCGATCATGAGGAGGATTCCGATACATTatgccaccatgccgccaaatCCCTCTCGGCTTACAGTCGGGATGTTGGAAGTCACTAGCGCCctacatttaaagggaatgagtgGAACAGCTTTGATTGGTGGTGACTGAAGTCGACTGCAAACACTCCAACAGTGACAGTGAGACGGCCTGCGCTCAtccacgaaattaccaacaccagtCTAACCAGGCTCTGGTGCAGAGTTGCGCCGCCTGCCGCGACAGATATACGGCGTTAACGAAAATAGGGGTTTTtatgtcaaagtcaaaaggtaAGGAGAGCTGCATTTAGTTTTGAATGCACAGAATAGCGTTAGCTAACAGCATAACATACTTGATTGCTCAGTGAAGTTGTTGGGTTGGAGGGTATTTGTGTTCGACGTTGTGCCATATACACGGATCCACTCATTGACGTATATGAAGCGCTGCTTCCacaagtcaaaatgttttaattcacCTTACGGACGCTTGGTGTTTTACCCCACACCTCCCCACACTTAATTTCTACAGCACTTTAAAAAATCGTAACCATAGGTGTAACAAAGTGCTTGTAGATAATAAAGATtgaacatcaaacaaaaaagtaataacaaaataataataaatatttacattaattaaaaacaaagcatgaattatttttggattagtatttttttttacataaaatgtaacaagatttgcaacataaacaatttgacatgaattctattttattaaataattggttaaataATTATCAGTATGTTAATTACAAACAATACAATTACTGAAATAAACaagttgacagaaaaataaagagatttgtaaaataaacaattttgcaTGCATTTCATTATTCTAATTGAATTAATTATATACAATAATCTTTTAAAATTAGCgtgaaatattcaaataaacatgttgacaaataaatataaagattCTTTGTAAGATAAGCAATTCtacatttatttctgtttattaagtaattattttaattacaataaatatgaacatttttaatGAGCACAAGtgattattttatgattaaataaactgttttacataaaataaatgttcatagaataaacatttttgcatttgtttcattCGAATAAATATCTGTCAATTGATTATAATTAAATGCATTATAAACaattaaatatgaatacaaattagcaggaattcatatttttataaaaattattgattttatatttaatccttgtttttctttttttccccttcatcgACAAATTATCTGAGccgtccgttttttttttttttttttttttttttgtaaggctGCCTACTGTGGATTTTGGAGCGCCTGGTCCCAAGCCCGCACTTCTTGGTCTTCCCTCCGCGGAACAGACCGTAGTAGACGTGCCCGGTGAACAGGTCCAGCTCCGGGTGGGAGGCGTTGACGATCTCGACGCCGGTCTTGCAAAGGATGCGCCCGGTGACCCAGCGCTCTGTGGACAGGGCCACCAGCAGGAGGACCACGGATCCGACGCAGAGCACCGAGGCGATCGAGAAGCTTATGCGTTTCCACAGCGGAGGCATCCTACGGCGACGAGCCCTGCATGTCGCCCCGGGAGAGGGAACACCACGCCCGGCAGCGACCGCAGCCGAACGCCCCCGGCCACCACACCACCATCAGTTTATTCGGCAGCAGACTTAATTCGAATAGTCGTCATAAAATGAGAGGTGTTGACACGGCGCTCGTAACTAGGGAGGGAGAAACCGAATCTATGGCGGTCAAAGGGATCCTTTACTGGGGGAAACCCTATCCTGCCTGCCCCGGCCGCTGCTCTTCATCCGAGGCAATAAATAGCAAATTGCCTTCGGGAGGCGTCTAATTGGTGACCTTTAGGCTTGGCGCCCATATAAAAACCACACACGCGTGGTTAATTGTGTTCacttgaatcccaaaggttacAACTCTATATTGCCCCCCGCGTCCATTTCTAAGattgatatacagtatcacACATACAAATGCGCAAAGTATGGCGGCCCCATTAAATTCCTGATTTGCATTATTTAGCAGTTTCTTTAAAttggaaaaaggaaaataataaacaaatttatctatctatctgtgtttttgttttatattaattcttcaaaatgttaaaacaaggGTTAGCTTATTTTGCAATCAAACAAAAGAGTACACCgtcctgattattattattattattattcgtagACACGtcaattcataaaaaaatacttgattgAAAAGAACTACAACAATATCAATGAacacaaaaaatttaaaatactcaaaaataaagtaaaagtcGTCAAGGTTGGATAGCTATGCATGGGATACTGTACTGACATACACTACCACAGTGCGTCAATGCGTACGCATGACGTCGCGACGTGACGTTCGACGTCATTCTCCCAGGCAGCGCTCCGTGTCGCTGAAAAGATGGCGGACTCGCAGTCAACGGGTCTGGCGGACGATGCCGAGAAGGAGGACAGGGAGAGTGGCGGGCAGACGTCGAGGACAGGCAGAGGCAAGGGAAAGAATGGCGGAACGGATAGTCTGCGGTTCAGCGACGAAAATGGCAGCGGGAAGGGGAAAAAACGCTACCTGTCAGGTGGGACAGCTAGTCCGGCTAGCGGCTACTAGAGATACAGACGGTATACCTCCTTAGTTTGACAGCGATAGCAAACCGTCGGAGGGACTGTTATTGTCGCGGGCGATGAGGTGGTTATCCCGGGGTGAACCGTACTGTAGTACACGCTTAGCAGGTAACATCCCTTGGAGATGTGGACCATCATTCTTTGAACGTCATGTTAGCATCCCGTCCGTTATAGTTATAGTGTTATGCGGCGACCATGACTGTCAACTGCATGGCATATTGGACACAGTACTCTATTGATTTAGCGAGGGTTTATTGTAGTAGTTGTAGTTAGCAGTGTTCTCACAAGACCgttgtgcaaaaaaattataataataaaattctaCTAACCCTTGTAATTGAATTGCTTCCATGGTGCATGTTGTTTCTGTGAAGATCTGTCCCTGGTCAGGTTTGTAACCACTGAGCTCACCAGGGGCTACTTCCTGGAGCACAACGAGGCCAAGTACGCCGAGGGCAGGGAGAAGGTCTACACTTGCCTCCGCATCCCCAAGGAGCTGGAGAAGGTAAGCAAGTGCCAAAAGCTCtctatgtacaaccccaattccagtaaagttgggtcgttgtgttaaacataaataaaaacagaatacaatgatttgcaaatcatgttcaacctatatttaattgaatgcactacaaagacaagatatttaatgttcatactgataaaactttattgcttttagaaaataatcattaacttagaattttatggctgcaacacgttcccaaaaagctgggacatgtttaccactatgttacatcaccttttctttgaacaacattcaataaacgtttgggaactgaggccactaattgttgaaactttgtaggtggaattatttcctattcttgcttgatgtacagcttcagctgttcaagagtccggggtctccgttgtcgtattttacgcttcataatgcgccacacattttcaatgggagacatgcagtacagtctagtacccgcactcttttactacgaagccacgctgttgtaacatgtgcagaatgtggtttggcattgtcttactgaaataagcaagggcgtccatggaaaaaaaaacgttggcaGGATATGtttatccaaaacctgtatgcacctttcagcattattggtgccttcacagatgtgtaagttacccatggcattggtactaacacagccatacatcacagatgctggctttcaaactttgcgtccataagagttcggatggttcgtttcctctttggctctgaggacacgacgtccacaatttccaaaaacaatttaaatgtggactcgtcggaccgcagaacacttttccactttgcatcagtccatcttagatgagctcggacccagagaagccggcggcgtttctgggtgttgttgataaatggcttttgctttgcatagtcgagtttgaagttgcacttacggatgtggcgccgaactgtatttactgacattggttttctgaagtgtccctgagcccatgtggtgatatcctttacacactgatgtcggtttttgatgcagtgccacctgagggatcgaaggtcacgggcattcaatgttggttttcggccttgccgcttacatgcagtgatttctccaaattctctgaaccttttgatgatattatggaccgtagatgatgaaatccctacattccttgcaattgtacattgggaaacattgtccttaaactgttcgactattttctcacgcaagTTCACAAAggggtgaacctcgccccatctttgcttgtgaatgactgagcaaatttagggaagctccttttatacccaatcatgggaacatgatttgcaaatcattgtattctgtttttatttatgtttaacacaacgtctcaacttcattggaattggggttgtagttaatCCCGGTTACATCGCGAGTCATCTTTCGCATCCCCGCTAAATCGTACATTTTTAGTGTGATTTTTGATGAGATTAATAATAGAGATCAATTAATAGAGATCAATAATGCTATTGCACATATTCATTTGCTCATATCATCGCTGTTGGGTGgaatccttgcatctccaaaatgaCTGCTTTTCACATCACTGTCTAAGAACGCGGCGAACCATCGACgagacaaaaagcctttaatgcTTCACAAAGGGAAACAATTGTTAAATCATCTTCCGCAAAACTAATTTTAAAGGTGTTTGAGCCATGACAGGTGCAATAGCTGACTTTTAATCCTTTATTCGTGTCTGATAACAGCGCATGCTTCAAGTtgcttcctgattggctatcGTTCATTTTCACTTCGCAATCATAGAGTCCCAActcggtgttgaccacacaaGTAGGGATTTGGGATTGTAAATATTGAGCAGTTTTAAGGCACTTACACGCTGCACTTGCTTTGCACAGTGCTCACTGCTGTGTAGAGTGCAGCACAACGTTTATGATTGTCAGCtccctttgtctttttttatttagttgatGACATTTGGCTTCTTCCTCTGCCTGGATGCCTTCCTCTATGTCTTCACGCTGTTGCCCCTCAGAGTACTGCTAGCCCTCTTGCAGCTTCTCACACTGCCATGTTGTGGTCTTgggtaagaaaacaaaacaactcaaCTTGATCCTTGAGTTTACTGTTTTGATTAGGGGGGGGCTTGTGTTGCACTCGCTTTTTTAGACTGATTTCAACAAGTAGCCAGCGTTTAGCTCAGCTGGTAGTCTACACACCCTGCAGTGAGTTAGTCAGTTcaagtattattttattactgaGATAAACTAATTTGCGTTTGTCTATTGCATTTGTATCatttcaattcatccatccattttctgagccgcttatacgcactagggtcgcgggagtgctgcagccaatctcagctatcattgggcaggaggcggggtacaccctgaactggttgccagccaatcgcagggcacatataaacaaacaaccattcgtactcacattctcaccgaagggcaatttagagtcttaaattaacctaccatgcatgtttttggaatgtgtgaggaaacctggagaaaacccacgcaggcacggggagaacatgcaaacttcacacaggcgggggattgaagcccggacctcagaactgtgaggcagatgctctaaccagtcgtccaccttgctgcctcatttcaattcatttatcTCGTAatttgttaattgatttattgcaaATGTAAGATACTAAATATTAGTGAAATAAGAAATACATTAacccatatatttttttattttattcaataataGTTCGATTAATGATAATTAAATTAATGAtagagaaaacaaatacaaaaaaatgagaatgaatttaTCCAACGTATATCGaacaaaaaactgcaaagaacaacaacacagtctagcaaaactgaatgaaaaAAGTTGGCTTTAGGCTAATTTAGGCAGTGTTGACTTGTTGAGGAGAAAGCTGGCAACTTCAGTTTCAAGATGGCAGACTGTCATGGGGATCCCTTACTGGGCCACCACTCttacatataaataaatctaaaattctTCGCTTACAAGAATGGATCAGATTATTAGAAGTGGGCATAATAAACTACTGATAACACATAAATAAACGTAGACATCAATATTGGCCagtaaacaactgaaaatgtgACACAATGTCCCTTTAAGTGTGCCTATCGCCACACTATCACATGCAGTGCATTATTGCGAATTGCCTCTAGAGGGCAGTAAATAATCTTGTAATATAATAGATCATCTTGTTCTATTAGTGGTGGGCGCCTCTTGCAGCCGGCCCAGGTGTGCGATGTCCTGAAAGGCTTCATCATGGTCCTGTGCTACTCCATGATAAGCTACGTAGATTACGCCATGATGTACCACCTCATTCGAGGCCAGTCTGTCATCAAGCTGTACATCATCTACAACATGCTGGAGGTACTCTCAGAAGgctgatgatgaagatgatgatgatgataatgatataGGTGGCAGGTAGCCTCCTCTCATAGTCTCCGTTCCACTCCGTTTTCTGACAGGTGGCCGACCGCCTCTTCTCGTCATTCGGCCAGGACATCCTGGACGCGCTGTACTGGACGGCCACGGAGCCAAAGGAGAAGAAGCGGGCGCACATAGGCGTCATCCCCCACTTCCTCATGGCTGTGCTCTACGTCTGTATCCTTTGCTATATGTCTACCGGACTGTATAGGCGCTCCTGGacagaatattattattattgttattgtatcagcattaacacattactggtaacctttcattgctcagtgtttttttaaataattattaattaaatttgGTCACAGTGGCTGTCTGTTCTTGTAGTATAGTGGCTCTGACTACCGGAGACATATTCCTtgggtgtttttgacatactcggcaaataaaaaCTAggcttctggctaattctggcttttttaaccatgtgtacttcatgtgttttatgaaattgcattgccccctttcaaataaactgattcatTCTGATCCACAAACACCTCATAGTGTTCACAATCACCATCATATTCAATATAAAAACTTAATTTTATaggatttattaaataaatatttatttattatacatgTCTATAATTTAGGCCCATTACTTTCTCCAATAGTGTATCGCTTTATTTCCTCCTCAACGTGCTTGATTGAAGTTCTCCATGCCATCCTCATCATGGTCCAGGCCACCACACTCAACGTTGCCTTCAACTCGCACAACAAGTCACTCCTCACCATCATGATGTCCAACAACGTGAGTAGTACCACTTATCAGTTCACGTTAAtgatccccccgccccccccttgTAACCCCCGTTATGGATTTGAACTGAAACAATGTACACTTTCAGCTATAATTAAGAGACTATGGCATTTGATTGTGTGCAATACAGTACTCAACGTTGTTTATAATCAGATTATTTGGCCTGATGAAACTAAAATCAGTTTAAATCAGAGAAATCCATCTATGGCGACAGGTCATAAGCCATCAGCAGATCACGTATGTCCAACATTGTGGAGGCACGTTGAAGGGTGGACATTTATAGATGCTAACCAATGTTATTAAGATAGCATATTTCTGCAAATACtgcataataaacattttacaatgttatattctgtctacatgtgttgcggcactgtttgtattcaaattTATAATATATGTGTACATCACGGGACTGATGGTGTAGTCGTACACttacctgactttggtgcgggcagcgttggttcagttcccactaagtgacggtgtgaatgtgagtgcggacggTTGCCCgtgtctatatgcgccctgcgactgactggcgaccagttcagggtgtagtccgccttttgccgaagtcagctgggatcggctccagcgccccgcaaccctaaccaggataagtagtgttgaaaatggatagatgggtgTGTACATCACATGCACTTATTctctttttaataaaacaaaaaagaaatgcagtATATCTGCTCCGTTTCCATGTGGACATGACATGGCCTAAGCGACATCGGGCAGCGCCTTTGTTTTGGTTGCAAACTCCTCACCATAGTTCCTGTTTTCTTTAGTCAGTCAACTCAGCCCGTAACGAGTGGTCTCCTTTTTTTGGGTACATAATTGAAAAAATAGGTGCTGTACAACCAGGCTTAAAAAGTTATAGCTTTAAATAGACAGCGGGCAATTTTGAGGAATCCCtgcaatgtgtgtgcatgtatattTCTCTTTTTTCACACCACAACACAAATCCGAAATGTTACATTGTGTAATACAAAATAACTGATGCTTATTATGACGGTAACTGCTGCCATTTAGCACTTTTAACTCACATTTTTTCCTCACAACTCAAGACATAAAAATTGGCCAggcgatggctcgtatctcgaaataCTCGTTAAATCGGGTCATTCCTAAATTAAGAtgctactgtatattaattatGCTAACGTCTAGTTTTTTGagagaatgttttgttttgggtggtCGACGACTGAGGCGAAAGTGAGCATgaatatctttgtaaaggcagacttttggatacttttttttttttttttttttttttttatctcatcaGATTGTGCACctcatgttgtggctggtgATTGTAAAGTAAATGTTCATCCATTTTTGTCTGCTTACAGTTTGTGGAAATCAAAGGAAGCGTGTTTAAGAAGTTTGAGAAGAATAACCTTTTCCAGATGTCAAACAGCGGTAAGTGGATCCATGCACACAATGATTGAACTTAAACATAAATTTGAGGAGTTGTGCACAGATGCACTGTGCACAAAGTAGGTTAATCCAGGATTCATTTTGTGCGTTTTGTTTGTTACCCATAGACATAAAAGAGAGGTTCACCAACTACATCCTCCTGCTCATCGTCTGTCTAAGGAACATGGAGCAGTTCTCCTGGAACCCTGGTAACCACATGCACAAATACATCTAATGGAAAATTGTACCCTTAATCTGTTGAATTTAATGCCTTAAATTGGTAAAAGTGTCATGAAGTCAAATGGGTTTCTATCCTTTCTATCCTAAAAACATCACAGGAACATACACTTtatggacaaaaatattggaacacaCATCTTAATCAGCGGTTGGACAAGACCCAATTTTGCCATTTACAGGATGTCCAGATATCCttgaaattagatttttcaaaaGGTCTTATTTGtccttaaaaataacaatactttTGTGACTTTTATGATTCACACctgtgctgttgtttttttcctcagacCACCTGTGGGTGCTGTTACCCGACGTGGCCATGGTGATTGCCTCTGAGGTGGCAGTGGACGTGGTCAAGCACGCCTTCATCACCAAATTCAACGACATCAGCGCCGATGTGAGTCCCTCTCCGACTTCGATATACACTTTTGCCTTTCACATGGAACCCAACCAAGTTACGATTTTGTGACACAaaatcagataattagatgttGTCATCATATCATCATTAGTGTCTGTTGTGCCATATGAAATAGTTGTcagacaattgctttcaacacaacagggcggGAGAAGTGCCGATAGCGGCCTCTCCTTTCACTCTTTCTGCATCTTTGATGGGTCGCAGCACAGTTATGCAATGGTTACCCAGTGACTCAGGAAGAGATTAGCCCCTTTCCAACACTGTCAAAGCTAATCAGTAAAATCTCGCTGACTATAAAACCTGTAGTCACTCTCACACAATGAATACGTTCTCAGTTGGGCCAGCTGTGAAGGTTTTTAGTTTAGGACCAAAAGCTAATTCTACAGTGtaaccccaaaaatggcacaatTTGGAGTTTGACCAAAAATGTTGTAGAAAATACGCATTGAAGTTCAAACCATCATCCTTGACagagaaaaaataatatttttaaagagCAGGAACTGGAACTTACAAATACAATATGAGTCATACATGCCATTTTCGATTTAGCATGTGTCCTTGGTCAATCGTGTAGCTACTCCAATGCGATAAGGtattatccagccatccattttcgatagcgcTTTAGGTCACGGGTGAACTGCAGCCCTATCCCGACTGACTTTAGGCAAGAGATGCgcggtgcaccctggactggtcgccagtcaatcgtatGTAAAGCTACACTTATGGGATACTATACATCCATCGAGAGAGGACTTGAGATGTTATGAAATCCCACTGAGTTCTAGGCAAGACACGCCCTGCTGcaatgtgattggctgctgcgAAGAGGTAAGGCCTGCCTAGAACTCAAGTGTGATTCATAATAACGACTCAATGAACAGTgcatccatctgtctgtcttatatttCTCCCAgatggccaaggcgggcacaccagaaggagcagcatttaattgatgcagtgtgacaaaaactggttatttttatttaattgtcattactttatgtttttatgaagtgcaATATTATGAAGTGCTAGTTTTcttaattaaaatacacatgACCACAAGCCAAGTTAATTTATGGCATTTCCCTTAATTTAATTGcgaaaagatgatttgcgatacaagtgttttgagtagttacggaatgaattaaactcatatctcaaggcacaactgtattaTTACTTTATATGATGTTCTCATTATGTCACATGCCATTTTAAACTTGGGGGGGAAAGCACTATTGTGATATGTTGTCTTTCTTATTTTTGCGTCACAGGTTTACGGGGAGTACCGAGCCAGTCTCGCCTTCGACCTGGTCAGCAGTCGACAGAAAAACGTGAGATAGCGCCacatgttgttttgtgtgtgtgtgtgtgtgtgtttaactaGTAAATATTCTTCATGATTCAAGATTCAAAGTGTTTATTATCATATAAACAGTAGGGAAACATCTTCCCCCTGTGCAATGAAATTCTTACTTTGCCTAAATATGAGGAAAAACGCAGGAGTGAAGATGTCTCGCGGCCCAATTCATTAGGCGCGCTTGCTAATGAGAGCCAGTACAATTACTTGTAaattaaggtaccactgtattgaaAAATTAAAACCTCTCTGATAgattcaatacaaaaataaccGTTGAACCTTTGATACAGCTATTTCTATCT
It includes:
- the tapt1b gene encoding transmembrane anterior posterior transformation protein 1 homolog isoform X1, with protein sequence MADSQSTGLADDAEKEDRESGGQTSRTGRDLSLVRFVTTELTRGYFLEHNEAKYAEGREKVYTCLRIPKELEKLMTFGFFLCLDAFLYVFTLLPLRVLLALLQLLTLPCCGLGGGRLLQPAQVCDVLKGFIMVLCYSMISYVDYAMMYHLIRGQSVIKLYIIYNMLEVADRLFSSFGQDILDALYWTATEPKEKKRAHIGVIPHFLMAVLYVFLHAILIMVQATTLNVAFNSHNKSLLTIMMSNNFVEIKGSVFKKFEKNNLFQMSNSDIKERFTNYILLLIVCLRNMEQFSWNPDHLWVLLPDVAMVIASEVAVDVVKHAFITKFNDISADVYGEYRASLAFDLVSSRQKNAYTDYSDSVSRRMGFIPLPLALLLIRVVSSSVKIQGSLSFMCVLLFYFGLITLKVLNSIILLGTSCAFVKDANMEEKLFDPPPSAVSSRINSRAHRAKPPHTAEAQKEPTTEKPGIPLASISPQPTYMAESAALPADALPKTDLDTFLTTPDEEEDVMKIINTDTGLDEEVLVRRNPKKDLLEIDRFTICGNRID
- the tapt1b gene encoding transmembrane anterior posterior transformation protein 1 homolog isoform X2; translated protein: MADSQSTGLADDAEKEDRESGGQTSRTGRGKGKNGGTDSLRFSDENGSGKGKKRYLSDLSLVRFVTTELTRGYFLEHNEAKYAEGREKVYTCLRIPKELEKLMTFGFFLCLDAFLYVFTLLPLRVLLALLQLLTLPCCGLGGGRLLQPAQVCDVLKGFIMVLCYSMISYVDYAMMYHLIRGQSVIKLYIIYNMLEVADRLFSSFGQDILDALYWTATEPKEKKRAHIGVIPHFLMAVLYVFLHAILIMVQATTLNVAFNSHNKSLLTIMMSNNFVEIKGSVFKKFEKNNLFQMSNSDIKERFTNYILLLIVCLRNMEQFSWNPDHLWVLLPDVAMVIASEVAVDVVKHAFITKFNDISADVYGEYRASLAFDLVSSRQKNAYTDYSDSVSRRMGFIPLPLALLLIRVVSSSVKIQGSLSFMCVLLFYFGLITLKVLNSIILLGTSCAFVKDANMEEKLFDPPPSAVSSRINSRAHRAKPPHTAEAQKEPTTEKPGIPLASISPQPTYMAESAALPADALPKTDLDTFLTTPDEEEDVMKIINTDTGLDEEVLVRRNPKKDLLEIDRFTICGNRID